In the Gossypium arboreum isolate Shixiya-1 chromosome 10, ASM2569848v2, whole genome shotgun sequence genome, one interval contains:
- the LOC108466603 gene encoding DNA-directed RNA polymerase III subunit 2-like isoform X2, whose product MYRKKEFSFFLWKTHQLNVSELPVDKQKLTAPIKSTADKFQLLPEFLKVRGLMKQQLDSFDYFVNIGIKKIVRVNDRIVSDIDPSIYLRYSAPIFVNGEYFQVRYGQKTRLEKNNLVIAKMPIMLKS is encoded by the exons ATGTATAGAAAAAAagaattttcttttttcttgtgGAAAACCCATCAGCTTAATGTTTCTGAATTACCAGTGGACAAACAAAAGCTTACTGCTCCAATAAAATCAACTGCTGACAAGTTTCAGCTTCTTCCTGAGTTTTTAAAG GTTAGAGGGTTAATGAAGCAGCAATTGGATtcttttgattattttgttaataTTGGGATTAAGAAGATTGTTCGTGTCAATGACAGGATTGTATCTGATATTGATCCCAGTATTTACCTCAG GTATTCTGCACCGATATTTGTCAACGGAGAGTACTTTCAAGTTAGATATGGGCAGAAAACTAGACTAGAAAAG AATAATCTTGTTATTGCAAAAATGCCCATCATGTTAAAGAGTTAA
- the LOC108466603 gene encoding DNA-directed RNA polymerase III subunit 2-like isoform X3, giving the protein MYRKKEFSFFLWKTHQLNVSELPVDKQKLTAPIKSTADKFQLLPEFLKVRGLMKQQLDSFDYFVNIGIKKIVRVNDRIVSDIDPSIYLRLGMEKNPKLTVLI; this is encoded by the exons ATGTATAGAAAAAAagaattttcttttttcttgtgGAAAACCCATCAGCTTAATGTTTCTGAATTACCAGTGGACAAACAAAAGCTTACTGCTCCAATAAAATCAACTGCTGACAAGTTTCAGCTTCTTCCTGAGTTTTTAAAG GTTAGAGGGTTAATGAAGCAGCAATTGGATtcttttgattattttgttaataTTGGGATTAAGAAGATTGTTCGTGTCAATGACAGGATTGTATCTGATATTGATCCCAGTATTTACCTCAG GCTAGGGATGGAAAAAAACCCAAAGCTGACTGTTCTGATCTGA
- the LOC108462331 gene encoding inactive receptor-like serine/threonine-protein kinase At2g40270, with translation MVVNKNRKFVRLRQEFSVVVVALLLFFLCQSSGCWSLNEEGLALLGLREKVVNDPFGALSGWKKVDGKFDHCSWFGIQCSNGKVIVVNLKDFCLEGTLGPELGNLAHIKSINLRNNSFTGKIPEEIGQLKELEVLDLRCNNFSGLIPPQLGTSLSRTTLLLDNNELLNQPSEAAKSSCKQRFNTWNLSQPEDAAQRRLLEEKRPTTPSKPQKLPHLFGPAVARHAPENPQSPIPSPQPGHEARPNVSTPSPSSKNKVRPNASILSPSPSKHKVQSNASTASTSRPRSSSHSQPAILAGAIGGTVCLLILIAITYIFNTYKVSTVKPWRTGLSGQLQKAFVTGVPKLKRSELEAACEDFSNVIDSSTIGTVYKGTLSNGVEIAVVSFPVKSAKDWSKNLETQFRNKIETLSKVSHKNFVNLLGYCEETEPFTRMMVFEYAPNGTLFEHLHIKESEHLDWSMRLRIIMGIAYCLDHMHHLNPPLPHRNLSSSAINLTEDYAAKISDPSFTTEVPATLQSNVYAFGVLLFETITGRIPYTVDNDSIEDRSSHYLSKDQPLVKMVDPILKSFDTKQVESIGEVVNACVDPEPKRRPNMREVSGRLREIIGISPDGAVPKLSPLWWAELEIMSNEF, from the exons ATGGTTGTGAACAAGAACAGGAAGTTTGTAAGATTAAGACAAGAGTTTTCAGTTGTTGTTGTAGCGCTGCTGCTGTTTTTCTTATGTCAAAGTTCTGGTTGCTGGTCCTTGAATGAAGAAG GGTTGGCTTTGTTGGGATTAAGAGAGAAAGTGGTGAATGATCCATTTGGTGCTTTATCTGGTTGGAAGAAAGTAGATGGAAAATTTGACCATTGTTCCTGGTTTGGTATCCAATGCTCTAATGGCAAAGTTATTGTCGT GAACTTGAAAGATTTTTGTCTTGAAGGAACATTGGGACCTGAGCTTGGAAATCTAGCTCATATTAAGTCTAT AAATTTAAGGAACAACTCTTTTACTGGGAAAATCCCTGAAGAAATTGGTCAATTGAAGGAATTGGAGGTGTTGGACTTGAGATGTAATAACTTCAGTGGATTAATTCCCCCTCAACTTGGTACCAGTTTGTCACGAACAACACT GTTACTGGACAATAATGAGCTTCTGAATCAACCTTCTGAGGCGGCTAAATCGTCTTGCAAGCAAAGATTCAATACATG GAACCTAAGCCAACCTGAAGATGCAGCTCAAAGGAGACTACTGGAGGAGAAAAGGCCTACAACTCCTTCAAAGCCGCAAAAACTACCCCATTTATTCGGTCCTGCAGTTGCTAGACATGCTCCGGAAAATCCACAGTCCCCTATTCCATCACCTCAACCAGGACACGAAGCACGACCTAATGTTTCTACTCCGTCCCCTTCATCGAAAAACAAAGTACGACCCAATGCTTCTATTCTGTCCCCTTCTCCATCAAAACACAAAGTACAATCCAATGCTTCTACTGCTTCTACTTCACGTCCTCGTTCGAGTTCACATAGTCAACCTGCAATACTAGCCGGAGCCATAGGGGGTACTGTATGTCTTCTAATATTAATAGCCATTACCTATATCTTTAATACGTATAAAGTATCCACCGTGAAGCCATGGAGAACGGGGTTAAGCGGACAACTTCAAAAAGCATTTGTGACCG GTGTACCAAAGCTGAAAAGATCGGAGCTGGAAGCAGCCTGTGAGGATTTCAGCAATGTAATTGATTCATCAACGATCGGTACCGTTTACAAAGGGACATTGTCTAATGGGGTTGAAATAGCAGTGGTCTCTTTCCCGGTGAAATCCGCGAAAGATTGGTCAAAGAACTTAGAAACACAATTCCGGAACAAG ATCGAGACATTATCGAAAGTGAGCCACAAAAACTTTGTCAACCTTCTCGGATACTGCGAGGAAACCGAGCCGTTTACTAGGATGATGGTTTTCGAGTACGCTCCTAATGGTACTCTCTTTGAGCATTTACACA TTAAAGAGTCCGAGCACTTAGACTGGTCCATGAGGCTTAGAATCATAATGGGGATAGCTTACTGCCTTGACCACATGCACCACCTCAACCCGCCCCTACCCCACAGAAACCTCTCGTCCTCGGCCATCAACTTAACCGAAGATTACGCAGCCAAAATATCGGACCCATCTTTCACCACCGAGGTACCTGCAACTCTACAAAGCAACGTTTATGCGTTTGGGGTATTACTATTCGAAACAATCACCGGTAGAATACCGTACACGGTTGACAATGACTCAATTGAAGACCGGTCATCACACTATTTGTCAAAAGACCAACCCCTTGTAAAGATGGTAGATCCTATTCTGAAATCCTTCGACACGAAGCAAGTTGAATCCATTGGGGAGGTCGTAAATGCTTGTGTCGACCCCGAGCCCAAACGGAGACCAAACATGAGAGAAGTTAGTGGAAGGTTGAGGGAGATTATTGGAATTTCACCTGATGGTGCAGTCCCTAAACTTTCTCCTCTTTGGTGGGCTGAGCTTGAGATTATGTCTAATGaattttga
- the LOC108466603 gene encoding DNA-directed RNA polymerase III subunit 2-like isoform X1, with translation MYRKKEFSFFLWKTHQLNVSELPVDKQKLTAPIKSTADKFQLLPEFLKVRGLMKQQLDSFDYFVNIGIKKIVRVNDRIVSDIDPSIYLRYSAPIFVNGEYFQVRYGQKTRLEKVYSRCFFDVCMMQNDRCFGCNAKSVPSRIILLLQKCPSC, from the exons ATGTATAGAAAAAAagaattttcttttttcttgtgGAAAACCCATCAGCTTAATGTTTCTGAATTACCAGTGGACAAACAAAAGCTTACTGCTCCAATAAAATCAACTGCTGACAAGTTTCAGCTTCTTCCTGAGTTTTTAAAG GTTAGAGGGTTAATGAAGCAGCAATTGGATtcttttgattattttgttaataTTGGGATTAAGAAGATTGTTCGTGTCAATGACAGGATTGTATCTGATATTGATCCCAGTATTTACCTCAG GTATTCTGCACCGATATTTGTCAACGGAGAGTACTTTCAAGTTAGATATGGGCAGAAAACTAGACTAGAAAAGGTATACAGCAGATGCTTCTTTGATGTGTGTATGATGCAGAATGATAGGTGCTTTGGATGTAATGCAAAATCTGTTCCTAGCAGAATAATCTTGTTATTGCAAAAATGCCCATCATGTTAA